Proteins found in one Muntiacus reevesi chromosome 2, mMunRee1.1, whole genome shotgun sequence genomic segment:
- the BCAR1 gene encoding breast cancer anti-estrogen resistance protein 1 isoform X2 — MSVPNVLAKALYDNVAESPDELSFRKGDIMTVLERDTQGLGGWWLCSLHGRQGIVPGNRLKILVGMHDKKPAAPGPPQPSLLAPAAPYAPMLPATFPPQPDSVYLVPTPSKTQQGLYQAPGPSPQFQSPPAKQTSSFSKQMPHHPFPSPAPDHCQVPPGPGSPAQDTYQVPPSAGVGQGVYQVPPSMDTRHWEGTKPPAKVVVPTRVGQGYVFEAPPPEQDEYDIPRYLLAPGPQDIYDVPPVRGLLPGQCSQEVYDTPPMAVKGPNGRDPSLDVYDVPPSVEKGLPPASHHAVYDVPPSVSKDVPDGPLLREETYDVPPAFAKTKPFDPTRHPLVLAALPPDSPPAEDVYDVPPPAPDLYDVPPGLRRPGPGTLYDVPRERLLPPEAASSAMADASLYSVPPAAEREVPADAKRLSASSTGSTRSSQSASSLEAAVPGREPLELEVAVEALARLQQGVSATVAHLLDLAGSAGACGGRRGPPEPQEPPTADLRAAVAAVHAAVHELLEFARSAVGNATHTSDRTLHAKLSRQLQKMEDVYQTLVAHGQALDSGRGGLGATPEDLDRLVACSRAVPEDAKQLASFLHGNASLLFRRTKASVPGPEGGGPLHPNPTDKASSIQSRPLPSPPKFTSQDSPDGQYENSEGGWMEDYDYVHLQGKEEFEKTQKELLEKGNIMRQGKGQLELQQLKQFERLEQEVSRPIEHDLASWTPAQAGAPGRPGGLGPSDRQLLLFYLEQCEANLSTLTNAVDAFFTAVATNQPPKIFVAHSKFVILSAHKLVFIGDTLSRQAQAADVRSQVTHYSNLLCELLRGIVATTKAAALQYPSPAAAQDMVDRVKELGHSTQQFRRVLGQLAAA; from the exons AACGTGCTGGCCAAAGCCCTCTATGACAATGTGGCCGAGTCCCCGGATGAGCTCTCCTTCCGCAAGGGCGACATCATGACGGTGCTGGAGCGGGACACGCAGGGCCTGGGCGGCTGGTGGCTCTGCTCACTCCATGGTCGACAAGGCATCGTGCCCGGGAACCGCCTCAAGATCCTGGTGGGCATGCACGACAAGAAGCCCGCGGCGCCCGGCCcgccccagcccagcctcctggCCCCCGCGGCCCCGTACGCGCCCATGTTGCCGGCCACCTTCCCGCCCCAGCCAGACAGCGTCTACCTGGTACCTACCCCCAGCAAGACTCAGCAAGGCCTCTACCAGGCCCCTGGGCCCAGCCCCCAGTTCCAGTCCCCGCCGGCCAAGCAGACCTCCTCCTTCTCCAAGCAGATGCCTCATCACCCgttccccagcccagccccagacCACTGCCAGGTGCCTCCGGGACCAGGCAGCCCCGCCCAGGACACCTACCAGGTGCCACCCTCCGCCGGGGTAGGGCAGGGCGTCTACCAGGTGCCGCCGTCCATGGACACACGGCACTGGGAGGGGACGAAGCCACCAGCCAAG GTGGTGGTGCCCACCCGAGTGGGGCAGGGCTACGTGTTCGAGGCCCCCCCACCCGAGCAGGACGAGTACGACATCCCGCGCTACCTGCTGGCCCCGGGGCCCCAGGACATCTACGACGTGCCCCCCGTGCGCGGGCTGCTGCCCGGCCAGTGCAGCCAGGAG GTATATGACACACCCCCCATGGCCGTCAAGGGTCCCAATGGCCGGGACCCATCGCTGGACGTGTACGACGTGCCCCCCAGTGTGGAGAAGGGCCTGCCGCCGGCCAGCCACCACGCG GTGTACGATGTCCCGCCCTCGGTGAGCAAGGACGTGCCCGACGGCCCCCTGCTGCGTGAGGAGACCTACGACGTGCCCCCCGCCTTCGCCAAGACCAAGCCCTTCGACCCGACCCGCCACCCGCTGGTCCTGGCCGCGCTTCCTCCAGACTCCCCGCCGGCCGAGGACGTGTATGACGTGCCGCCCCCAGCCCCCGACCTCTACGACGTGCCCCCAGGCTTGCGGCGGCCCGGCCCCGGCACCCTCTACGACGTGCCCCGGGAGCGGCTCCTGCCCCCCGAGGCGGCCAGCAGTGCCATGGCGGACGCCAGCCTGTACTCGGTGCCCCCTGCGGCTGAGAGGGAGGTCCCGGCCGACGCCAAGCGCCTGTCGGCCTCGAGCACTGGCAGCACCCGCAGCAGCCAGTCGGCCTCCTCCCTGGAGGCGGCGGTGCCGGGCCGCGAGCCCCTGGAGCTGGAGGTGGCCGTGGAGGCCCTAGCCCGGCTGCAGCAGGGCGTGAGTGCCACTGTGGCCCACCTCTTGGACCTAGCAGGCAGCGCAGGCGCGTGCGGGGGCCGGCGCGGGCCCCCCGAGCCTCAGGAGCCTCCAACCGCAGACCTGCGGGCCGCCGTGGCCGCTGTGCACGCGGCCGTCCACGAACTGCTGGAGTTCGCCCGCAGCGCAGTGGGCAACGCCACGCACACCTCTGACCGCACGCTGCATGCTAAGCTGAGCCGGCAGCTGCAGAAGATGGAGGACGTGTACCAGACACTGGTGGCCCATGGCCAGGCCCTCGACAGTGGCCGGGGAGGTCTGGGGGCCACCCCCGAAGACCTGGACCGCCTGGTGGCCTGCTCACGGGCAGTGCCCGAGGACGCCAAGCAGCTGGCCTCCTTCCTGCACGGCAACGCCTCGCTGCTCTTCAGACGGACCAAGGCCTCTGTTCCAGGGCCGGAGGGGGGTGGCCCCCTGCACCCCAACCCCACTGACAAGGCCAGCAGCATCCAGTCCCGGCCCCTGCCTTCGCCCCCCAAGTTCACCTCCCAGGACTCGCCTGACGGGCAGTATGAGAACAGCGAGGGGGGCTGGATGGAGGACTATGACTACGTCCACCTGCAG GGGAAGGAAGAGTTCGAGAAGACCCAGAAGGAGCTGCTGGAAAAGGGCAACATCATGAGGCAAGGGAAGGGCCAGCTGGAGCTGCAGCAG CTGAAGCAGTTCGAGCGGCTGGAGCAAGAAGTGTCGCGGCCCATAGAGCACGACCTGGCCAGCTGGACGCCGGCTCAGGCCGGGGCGCCAGGGCGGCCGGGCGGCCTGGGGCCCTCGGACCGGCAGCTGCTGCTCTTCTACCTGGAGCAGTGTGAGGCCAACCTGAGCACGCTGACCAACGCCGTGGACGCCTTCTTCACCGCCGTGGCCACCAACCAGCCGCCCAAGATCTTCGTGGCGCACAGCAAGTTCGTCATCCTCAGCGCGCACAAGCTGGTGTTCATCGGGGACACACTGTCGCGGCAGGCCCAGGCGGCCGACGTGCGCAGCCAGGTGACCCACTACAGCAACCTGCTCTGCGAGCTGCTGCGCGGCATCGTGGCCACCACCAAGGCCGCTGCCCTGCAGTACCCGTCGCCCGCCGCCGCCCAGGACATGGTGGACCGGGTCAAGGAGCTGGGCCACAGCACCCAGCAGTTCCGCCGCGTCCTGGGCCAGCTGGCTGCCGCCTGA
- the BCAR1 gene encoding breast cancer anti-estrogen resistance protein 1 isoform X1, translating into MNYLNVLAKALYDNVAESPDELSFRKGDIMTVLERDTQGLGGWWLCSLHGRQGIVPGNRLKILVGMHDKKPAAPGPPQPSLLAPAAPYAPMLPATFPPQPDSVYLVPTPSKTQQGLYQAPGPSPQFQSPPAKQTSSFSKQMPHHPFPSPAPDHCQVPPGPGSPAQDTYQVPPSAGVGQGVYQVPPSMDTRHWEGTKPPAKVVVPTRVGQGYVFEAPPPEQDEYDIPRYLLAPGPQDIYDVPPVRGLLPGQCSQEVYDTPPMAVKGPNGRDPSLDVYDVPPSVEKGLPPASHHAVYDVPPSVSKDVPDGPLLREETYDVPPAFAKTKPFDPTRHPLVLAALPPDSPPAEDVYDVPPPAPDLYDVPPGLRRPGPGTLYDVPRERLLPPEAASSAMADASLYSVPPAAEREVPADAKRLSASSTGSTRSSQSASSLEAAVPGREPLELEVAVEALARLQQGVSATVAHLLDLAGSAGACGGRRGPPEPQEPPTADLRAAVAAVHAAVHELLEFARSAVGNATHTSDRTLHAKLSRQLQKMEDVYQTLVAHGQALDSGRGGLGATPEDLDRLVACSRAVPEDAKQLASFLHGNASLLFRRTKASVPGPEGGGPLHPNPTDKASSIQSRPLPSPPKFTSQDSPDGQYENSEGGWMEDYDYVHLQGKEEFEKTQKELLEKGNIMRQGKGQLELQQLKQFERLEQEVSRPIEHDLASWTPAQAGAPGRPGGLGPSDRQLLLFYLEQCEANLSTLTNAVDAFFTAVATNQPPKIFVAHSKFVILSAHKLVFIGDTLSRQAQAADVRSQVTHYSNLLCELLRGIVATTKAAALQYPSPAAAQDMVDRVKELGHSTQQFRRVLGQLAAA; encoded by the exons AACGTGCTGGCCAAAGCCCTCTATGACAATGTGGCCGAGTCCCCGGATGAGCTCTCCTTCCGCAAGGGCGACATCATGACGGTGCTGGAGCGGGACACGCAGGGCCTGGGCGGCTGGTGGCTCTGCTCACTCCATGGTCGACAAGGCATCGTGCCCGGGAACCGCCTCAAGATCCTGGTGGGCATGCACGACAAGAAGCCCGCGGCGCCCGGCCcgccccagcccagcctcctggCCCCCGCGGCCCCGTACGCGCCCATGTTGCCGGCCACCTTCCCGCCCCAGCCAGACAGCGTCTACCTGGTACCTACCCCCAGCAAGACTCAGCAAGGCCTCTACCAGGCCCCTGGGCCCAGCCCCCAGTTCCAGTCCCCGCCGGCCAAGCAGACCTCCTCCTTCTCCAAGCAGATGCCTCATCACCCgttccccagcccagccccagacCACTGCCAGGTGCCTCCGGGACCAGGCAGCCCCGCCCAGGACACCTACCAGGTGCCACCCTCCGCCGGGGTAGGGCAGGGCGTCTACCAGGTGCCGCCGTCCATGGACACACGGCACTGGGAGGGGACGAAGCCACCAGCCAAG GTGGTGGTGCCCACCCGAGTGGGGCAGGGCTACGTGTTCGAGGCCCCCCCACCCGAGCAGGACGAGTACGACATCCCGCGCTACCTGCTGGCCCCGGGGCCCCAGGACATCTACGACGTGCCCCCCGTGCGCGGGCTGCTGCCCGGCCAGTGCAGCCAGGAG GTATATGACACACCCCCCATGGCCGTCAAGGGTCCCAATGGCCGGGACCCATCGCTGGACGTGTACGACGTGCCCCCCAGTGTGGAGAAGGGCCTGCCGCCGGCCAGCCACCACGCG GTGTACGATGTCCCGCCCTCGGTGAGCAAGGACGTGCCCGACGGCCCCCTGCTGCGTGAGGAGACCTACGACGTGCCCCCCGCCTTCGCCAAGACCAAGCCCTTCGACCCGACCCGCCACCCGCTGGTCCTGGCCGCGCTTCCTCCAGACTCCCCGCCGGCCGAGGACGTGTATGACGTGCCGCCCCCAGCCCCCGACCTCTACGACGTGCCCCCAGGCTTGCGGCGGCCCGGCCCCGGCACCCTCTACGACGTGCCCCGGGAGCGGCTCCTGCCCCCCGAGGCGGCCAGCAGTGCCATGGCGGACGCCAGCCTGTACTCGGTGCCCCCTGCGGCTGAGAGGGAGGTCCCGGCCGACGCCAAGCGCCTGTCGGCCTCGAGCACTGGCAGCACCCGCAGCAGCCAGTCGGCCTCCTCCCTGGAGGCGGCGGTGCCGGGCCGCGAGCCCCTGGAGCTGGAGGTGGCCGTGGAGGCCCTAGCCCGGCTGCAGCAGGGCGTGAGTGCCACTGTGGCCCACCTCTTGGACCTAGCAGGCAGCGCAGGCGCGTGCGGGGGCCGGCGCGGGCCCCCCGAGCCTCAGGAGCCTCCAACCGCAGACCTGCGGGCCGCCGTGGCCGCTGTGCACGCGGCCGTCCACGAACTGCTGGAGTTCGCCCGCAGCGCAGTGGGCAACGCCACGCACACCTCTGACCGCACGCTGCATGCTAAGCTGAGCCGGCAGCTGCAGAAGATGGAGGACGTGTACCAGACACTGGTGGCCCATGGCCAGGCCCTCGACAGTGGCCGGGGAGGTCTGGGGGCCACCCCCGAAGACCTGGACCGCCTGGTGGCCTGCTCACGGGCAGTGCCCGAGGACGCCAAGCAGCTGGCCTCCTTCCTGCACGGCAACGCCTCGCTGCTCTTCAGACGGACCAAGGCCTCTGTTCCAGGGCCGGAGGGGGGTGGCCCCCTGCACCCCAACCCCACTGACAAGGCCAGCAGCATCCAGTCCCGGCCCCTGCCTTCGCCCCCCAAGTTCACCTCCCAGGACTCGCCTGACGGGCAGTATGAGAACAGCGAGGGGGGCTGGATGGAGGACTATGACTACGTCCACCTGCAG GGGAAGGAAGAGTTCGAGAAGACCCAGAAGGAGCTGCTGGAAAAGGGCAACATCATGAGGCAAGGGAAGGGCCAGCTGGAGCTGCAGCAG CTGAAGCAGTTCGAGCGGCTGGAGCAAGAAGTGTCGCGGCCCATAGAGCACGACCTGGCCAGCTGGACGCCGGCTCAGGCCGGGGCGCCAGGGCGGCCGGGCGGCCTGGGGCCCTCGGACCGGCAGCTGCTGCTCTTCTACCTGGAGCAGTGTGAGGCCAACCTGAGCACGCTGACCAACGCCGTGGACGCCTTCTTCACCGCCGTGGCCACCAACCAGCCGCCCAAGATCTTCGTGGCGCACAGCAAGTTCGTCATCCTCAGCGCGCACAAGCTGGTGTTCATCGGGGACACACTGTCGCGGCAGGCCCAGGCGGCCGACGTGCGCAGCCAGGTGACCCACTACAGCAACCTGCTCTGCGAGCTGCTGCGCGGCATCGTGGCCACCACCAAGGCCGCTGCCCTGCAGTACCCGTCGCCCGCCGCCGCCCAGGACATGGTGGACCGGGTCAAGGAGCTGGGCCACAGCACCCAGCAGTTCCGCCGCGTCCTGGGCCAGCTGGCTGCCGCCTGA
- the LOC136157427 gene encoding chymotrypsinogen B-like, whose translation MALLWVVLGFFLFGSSFGCGVPAIDPVLSSLSRIVNGEDAVPGSWPWQVSLQTSSGFHFCGGSLINEDWVVTAAHCGVRQGHLVVAGVSDQGSEEEVGQVLRVAEVFEHPQWDLRAVRNDVALLKLAAPARLSAAVAPVCLPSADATFPAGSLCTVTGWGKTRYNTFDTPDKLQQATLPILSNADCQEFWGSKITDVMICAGASGISSCMGDSGGPLVCQKNGAWTLAGIVSWGSSRCSPFLPGVYARVTKFIPWILEVLEAN comes from the exons ATGGCCCTTCTCTGGGTTGTCCTTGGCTTCTTCCTCTTTGGCAGCAGTTTCG GCTGCGGGGTCCCCGCCATCGACCCTGTGCTGAGCAGCCTCTCCAGGATCGTCAACGGGGAGGACGCCGTGCCCGGCTCCTGGCCCTGGCAGGTGTCCCTGCAG accaGCTCCGGGTTCCACTTCTGCGGAGGCTCCCTCATCAATGAGGACTGGGTGGTCACTGCCGCCCACTGTGGGGTCAG GCAGGGTCACCTGGTGGTGGCCGGGGTGTCCGACCAGGGCTCTGAGGAGGAGGTCGGCCAGGTGCTGAGAGTCGCGGAG GTCTTCGAACACCCGCAGTGGGACCTGCGCGCCGTGCGCAATGACGTGGCCCTGCTGAAGCTGGCGGCGCCCGCCCGCCTCTCCGCAGCCGTGGCCCCCGTCTGCCTGCCCAGCGCCGACGCCACCTTCCCCGCGGGCTCCCTGTGCACCGTCACCGGCTGGGGCAAGACCCGGTACAACA CCTTCGATACCCCTGACAAGCTGCAGCAGGCCACCCTGCCCATCCTCTCTAATGCTGACTGCCAAGAGTTCTGGGGCAGCAAGATCACTGACGTGATGATCTGCGCGGGGGCCAGTGGCATCTCCTCTTGCATG GGCGACTCTGGCGGCCCCCTGGTCTGCCAGAAGAATGGAGCCTGGACCCTGGCGGGCATCGTGTCCTGGGGCAGCAGCCGGTGTAGCCCATTCTTACCTGGTGTGTATGCCCGGGTCACCAAGTTCATTCCCTGGATTCTTGAAGTTCTGGAGGCCAACTGA
- the LOC136158613 gene encoding chymotrypsinogen A isoform X2 codes for MNFLWLLSCYALLGTAFGCGVPAIQPVLSGLSRIVNGEEAVPGSWPWQVSLQDKTGFHFCGGSLINENWVVTAAHCGVTTSDVVVAGEFDQGSSSESIQKLKIAKVFKNSNYNSLTINNDITLLKLSTAASFSQTVSAVCLPSSSDSFAAGTMCATTGWGLTRYTRRLWRPPGLQEERSLDPGGHRVLGQQHVLHIHPWRVCPRHRSRRLGAADPGRQLSPQPHAGLPANLAPT; via the exons ATGAACTTCCTTTGGCTTCTCTCCTGCTACGCCCTCCTGGGCACAGCCTTTG GCTGCGGGGTCCCCGCCATCCAACCTGTGCTGAGCGGCCTCTCCAGGATCGTCAACGGGGAAGAAGCTGTCCCTGGCTCCTGGCCCTGGCAGGTGTCCCTGCAG GACAAAACCGGCTTCCACTTCTGCGGAGGCTCCCTCATCAATGAGAACTGGGTGGTCACTGCCGCCCACTGCGGTGTCAC AACCTCCGATGTTGTCGTGGCTGGGGAGTTTGATCAGGGCTCAAGCTCTGAGAGCATCCAGAAGCTGAAGATTGCCAAG gtTTTCAAGAACTCGAACTACAACTCGTTAACCATCAACAACGACATCACCCTGCTGAAGCTGTCGACGGCGGCGAGCTTCTCCCAGACCGTGTCCGCTGTGTGCCTGCCCAGCTCCAGCGACAGCTTCGCCGCCGGGACGATGTGCGCCACCACCGGCTGGGGCCTGACCCGATACACCA GGCGACTCTGGCGGCCCCCTGGTCTGCAAGAAGAACGGAGCCTGGACCCTGGTGGGCATCGTGTCCTGGGGCAGCAGCACGTGCTCCACATCCACCCCTGGCGTGTATGCCCGCGTCACCGCTCTCGTCGACTGGGTGCAGCAGACCCTGGCCGCCAACTGAGCCCCCAGCCTCACGCTGGCCTCCCTGCCAACCTTGCTCCTACGTAG
- the LOC136158613 gene encoding chymotrypsinogen A isoform X1, translating to MNFLWLLSCYALLGTAFGCGVPAIQPVLSGLSRIVNGEEAVPGSWPWQVSLQDKTGFHFCGGSLINENWVVTAAHCGVTTSDVVVAGEFDQGSSSESIQKLKIAKVFKNSNYNSLTINNDITLLKLSTAASFSQTVSAVCLPSSSDSFAAGTMCATTGWGLTRYTNANTPDRLQQASLPLLSNTSCKRYWGTKITNAMICAGASGVSSCMGDSGGPLVCKKNGAWTLVGIVSWGSSTCSTSTPGVYARVTALVDWVQQTLAAN from the exons ATGAACTTCCTTTGGCTTCTCTCCTGCTACGCCCTCCTGGGCACAGCCTTTG GCTGCGGGGTCCCCGCCATCCAACCTGTGCTGAGCGGCCTCTCCAGGATCGTCAACGGGGAAGAAGCTGTCCCTGGCTCCTGGCCCTGGCAGGTGTCCCTGCAG GACAAAACCGGCTTCCACTTCTGCGGAGGCTCCCTCATCAATGAGAACTGGGTGGTCACTGCCGCCCACTGCGGTGTCAC AACCTCCGATGTTGTCGTGGCTGGGGAGTTTGATCAGGGCTCAAGCTCTGAGAGCATCCAGAAGCTGAAGATTGCCAAG gtTTTCAAGAACTCGAACTACAACTCGTTAACCATCAACAACGACATCACCCTGCTGAAGCTGTCGACGGCGGCGAGCTTCTCCCAGACCGTGTCCGCTGTGTGCCTGCCCAGCTCCAGCGACAGCTTCGCCGCCGGGACGATGTGCGCCACCACCGGCTGGGGCCTGACCCGATACACCA ATGCCAACACCCCTGACCGGCTGCAGCAGGCGTCCCTGCCCCTCCTGTCCAATACCAGCTGCAAGAGATACTGGGGCACTAAGATCACCAACGCCATGATCTGTGCGGGCGCCAGCGGTGTCTCCTCTTGCATG GGCGACTCTGGCGGCCCCCTGGTCTGCAAGAAGAACGGAGCCTGGACCCTGGTGGGCATCGTGTCCTGGGGCAGCAGCACGTGCTCCACATCCACCCCTGGCGTGTATGCCCGCGTCACCGCTCTCGTCGACTGGGTGCAGCAGACCCTGGCCGCCAACTGA